The DNA region ACAGCGTTTTCTATCTGCTGGAACGACAGCTTCCCCGTGCCCGGAAAGACAGCCACACCCAAGAAACGGATGGTTCGCTCGGCTGAAATGGAGTACTGTCCGACGTATGCGTTTGCCATCAAATACAAATCAGCGATCACCTTTGCGTTTCAATATCACGCCGCTGATTGACGTGGTGTTCCTGCTGATCATTTTTTTCCTGGTGGCCAGCCACTTTGTTCGAAACGAACAATCGGAGCCTGTCCATTTGCCTGCAGCAGGACAGGCAGAAAACGATGCAGAACCCGTCCGGTTTCGACTAACAATTACCATCGACCGGACGGGATTGTTTTTTGTGGCAGGCGAACAACAGGAAGCAGCCGACGTCCTGCGGCAGATTGAAGACCTGAAACGGAACGCCACGGAAGAAGGTGAAGTCCCAGAGGTTCGTATCCGAACAGATCGTGAGTCTGAATATCGTCACGTGCGAATGCTGCTGGAACAATGCGCATCTCTTGGTATTCGAACCGTACGATTTGCCGTCACTGTCGAGGCATAACCTGAACGAAGCAGCAGTCGATGAGAGTCCCTTTTCACAGCAACCGA from Planctomycetaceae bacterium includes:
- a CDS encoding biopolymer transporter ExbD encodes the protein MRLPSNTNQRSPLRFNITPLIDVVFLLIIFFLVASHFVRNEQSEPVHLPAAGQAENDAEPVRFRLTITIDRTGLFFVAGEQQEAADVLRQIEDLKRNATEEGEVPEVRIRTDRESEYRHVRMLLEQCASLGIRTVRFAVTVEA